A section of the Elizabethkingia anophelis R26 genome encodes:
- a CDS encoding GNAT family N-acetyltransferase, whose amino-acid sequence MEIKHKREGSKGVFEAIEYDRVIGLMTYSVAGEDKIIIDHTEVDEAFGGRGIGKQLVNAGVDYARENNIKIIPLCPYANRVLHSSDEYKDILA is encoded by the coding sequence ATGGAAATAAAACACAAAAGAGAAGGTTCAAAAGGAGTATTTGAGGCTATTGAGTATGACAGAGTGATAGGGCTAATGACATATTCCGTGGCTGGTGAAGATAAAATTATTATTGATCATACCGAAGTAGATGAGGCTTTTGGAGGTCGAGGAATAGGCAAGCAGTTGGTAAATGCAGGTGTGGATTATGCACGTGAGAATAACATTAAAATAATACCATTGTGTCCTTATGCAAACAGAGTACTGCATAGTTCCGATGAATATAAAGATATTTTAGCATAA
- a CDS encoding CoA transferase subunit B: MLTKEQIAQRIAREIKNNSYVNLGIGIPTLVANYIPEGVNVVLQSENGLLGMGPFPFEGEEDPDLINAGKQTITTLPGSAVFDSALSFGMIRAQKVDLTILGAMEVSENGDIANWKIPGKMVKGMGGAMDLVASAKNIIVAMQQVNKSGESKLLPECTLPLTGVKCIKKIVTELGVYEVLPEGGFKVLERAPGVSLEEIKAATAGKLYADENVPEMVF, from the coding sequence ATGTTAACGAAAGAACAAATTGCACAACGTATTGCAAGAGAAATAAAAAATAACAGTTATGTTAATCTGGGTATCGGAATTCCTACGCTGGTTGCCAACTATATTCCGGAGGGTGTAAATGTTGTATTACAATCTGAAAACGGATTGCTAGGTATGGGCCCTTTTCCTTTTGAGGGAGAAGAAGATCCGGATCTTATTAATGCTGGTAAGCAGACCATTACCACCCTTCCAGGATCTGCAGTGTTCGATTCAGCGTTAAGTTTCGGAATGATCAGAGCGCAAAAAGTAGATTTGACAATCCTTGGGGCTATGGAAGTTTCTGAGAACGGAGATATCGCCAACTGGAAAATTCCGGGAAAGATGGTAAAAGGAATGGGAGGAGCCATGGATCTTGTAGCCTCTGCAAAGAATATAATTGTTGCAATGCAGCAGGTAAATAAAAGTGGTGAAAGCAAATTATTGCCGGAATGTACCTTACCATTAACCGGAGTAAAATGTATTAAGAAGATTGTTACCGAACTAGGTGTATACGAAGTACTTCCTGAAGGCGGATTCAAAGTTCTGGAAAGGGCTCCCGGAGTAAGTCTTGAAGAAATAAAAGCTGCAACAGCCGGAAAGCTTTATGCAGATGAGAATGTCCCCGAAATGGTCTTCTAA
- a CDS encoding CoA transferase subunit A yields MINKTVKNVQEACEGIQDGMTIMLGGFGLCGIPENCIAELVKKEVKDLTCISNNAGVDNFGLGLLLHKRQIKKMISSYVGENAEFERQLLSGELEVELIPQGTLATRCMAAGYGMPAVYTPAGVGTEVAEGKEVRNFNGKDYLLEYAFDADFAIVKAWKGDTVGNLIFRSTSRNFNPVMAMAGKITIAEVEELVEVGELNPDEIHTPGIYVHRVFQGDHYEKRIEQRTVRTKQ; encoded by the coding sequence ATGATTAATAAAACTGTTAAAAATGTACAGGAGGCCTGCGAAGGGATTCAGGATGGCATGACAATCATGCTTGGAGGTTTCGGTCTTTGCGGAATTCCTGAAAATTGTATTGCAGAATTGGTAAAAAAGGAAGTAAAAGACCTTACCTGTATTTCTAACAATGCCGGAGTCGATAATTTTGGACTTGGCTTACTTCTTCATAAAAGACAAATCAAGAAAATGATATCTTCTTATGTTGGTGAAAATGCGGAATTTGAACGCCAGCTACTTAGTGGTGAACTTGAAGTGGAACTGATCCCACAAGGCACATTAGCTACACGTTGTATGGCTGCAGGCTACGGAATGCCAGCTGTCTATACCCCTGCAGGTGTAGGAACTGAGGTTGCGGAGGGTAAAGAGGTACGTAATTTTAATGGTAAAGACTATTTGTTGGAATATGCTTTTGATGCTGATTTTGCAATTGTAAAGGCATGGAAAGGCGATACTGTCGGAAATCTTATTTTCCGTTCTACTTCCAGAAACTTTAATCCGGTAATGGCTATGGCTGGTAAAATAACAATTGCTGAAGTTGAAGAATTGGTTGAAGTTGGCGAGCTTAATCCCGATGAAATCCATACTCCCGGAATCTATGTTCATAGAGTATTCCAGGGAGATCATTATGAAAAAAGAATCGAACAAAGGACTGTCCGTACTAAGCAATAA
- a CDS encoding M28 family peptidase, producing the protein MKFNKTSIKFLENYLNTSSPTGFEHNGQKAWTEYIKPYVDKIEVDNYGTAYGIINPEAEFKVVIEAHADEISWYVNYITDDGFIYVIRNGGSDQVIAPSKVVDIHGEKGVVKGVFGWPAIHTRANQNEPTPKLDNIFIDCGATSKQEVEDLGIFVGCMITYPDTFFELNDRYFVCRALDNRIGGFMIAEVARLLQENKKKLPFGLYITNSVQEEVGLYGAEMIADTIKPNIAIVTDVTHDTTTPMIEKKKEGDQKCGNGPVVFFAPSVHHTIRELIIDTAKKKKIPFQRAAASRATGTDTDAFAHSNGGVPSALISLPLRYMHTTVEMVSKEDVGNVIQLIYETLLKIKPDMNLKYY; encoded by the coding sequence ATGAAATTCAATAAGACCTCTATTAAATTTTTAGAAAATTACTTAAACACTTCATCCCCAACAGGTTTCGAACACAATGGACAAAAGGCCTGGACTGAATATATTAAACCCTATGTAGACAAAATTGAAGTAGACAACTATGGTACAGCATATGGAATTATCAATCCCGAAGCAGAATTCAAAGTAGTTATAGAAGCTCATGCCGACGAAATTTCGTGGTATGTTAACTATATTACGGATGATGGTTTCATTTATGTAATCCGCAACGGAGGCTCCGATCAGGTAATTGCTCCTTCTAAAGTAGTAGATATTCACGGAGAGAAAGGTGTAGTAAAAGGTGTATTCGGATGGCCGGCTATTCATACCCGTGCAAATCAGAATGAACCAACACCAAAATTGGATAATATCTTTATCGACTGTGGAGCTACTTCTAAGCAGGAAGTAGAAGACCTTGGAATCTTTGTAGGATGTATGATAACCTATCCGGATACTTTCTTTGAGCTTAATGACAGATATTTTGTCTGCAGAGCACTGGACAATCGTATTGGTGGATTTATGATTGCCGAAGTAGCAAGACTTCTTCAGGAAAACAAAAAGAAATTGCCTTTCGGATTATATATTACCAACTCTGTACAGGAAGAAGTAGGCTTATATGGTGCAGAAATGATTGCAGATACCATAAAGCCAAACATTGCTATTGTTACAGATGTAACCCATGACACAACCACTCCGATGATAGAAAAGAAAAAAGAAGGTGACCAGAAATGCGGTAATGGGCCTGTAGTTTTCTTTGCACCCAGTGTCCATCACACCATCCGTGAATTGATTATCGATACGGCTAAAAAGAAAAAAATACCATTCCAAAGAGCTGCAGCCAGCCGCGCAACAGGTACAGATACAGATGCTTTTGCCCATTCTAACGGAGGTGTTCCTTCTGCATTAATTTCATTACCTTTACGATATATGCATACCACTGTAGAAATGGTAAGTAAAGAAGATGTTGGGAACGTTATTCAGCTCATCTATGAGACATTGCTGAAAATAAAGCCGGACATGAATCTTAAGTATTACTAA
- a CDS encoding DUF4294 domain-containing protein, with translation MKKYRIFSLICFFLTILAYSQKVDTIATIGELKDERNVKLQVDKDGRKYYWDDKLQAKIYTEENGDKLIEMDEIKLINKPHFNNQLDRNYYDFLNKKLFRVYPLFVNALEQYRNLQTDLEKVNEDDRRAYARKRQNELADRYEASLRDLTETEGQVFAKLMNRATGKTVFTIIRDLRGGWSAFWWNLKGKAANIELKREYNPYLNRDDEFIESLLLSNWNYGYLTPYPGYKDFKVKKSVD, from the coding sequence ATGAAAAAATATAGAATTTTTAGTCTGATTTGTTTCTTTCTGACAATTTTGGCATATAGTCAGAAAGTAGACACTATAGCAACCATAGGGGAGTTAAAGGATGAAAGGAACGTCAAATTACAGGTTGATAAAGACGGTCGGAAATATTACTGGGACGATAAATTACAAGCAAAAATTTATACTGAGGAAAATGGAGATAAGCTCATCGAAATGGATGAAATTAAGCTTATTAACAAGCCTCACTTCAACAATCAGTTGGATCGTAATTACTATGATTTTCTAAATAAAAAACTATTCAGGGTTTATCCTTTATTTGTAAATGCATTGGAACAATACCGGAACCTGCAGACGGATCTTGAAAAGGTAAATGAAGATGACAGAAGAGCATATGCCAGAAAAAGACAGAATGAATTAGCTGACCGTTACGAAGCCAGTTTGCGAGATTTGACTGAGACTGAGGGGCAGGTTTTTGCTAAATTAATGAACAGAGCAACAGGTAAAACTGTATTTACAATTATTAGAGACTTAAGAGGAGGATGGAGTGCCTTTTGGTGGAACCTGAAGGGTAAAGCTGCAAATATAGAGCTGAAGCGGGAATATAACCCGTACCTTAATCGTGATGATGAATTTATAGAATCATTACTATTATCCAATTGGAACTACGGATACCTGACTCCTTATCCCGGATATAAAGATTTTAAAGTAAAAAAATCAGTTGACTAA
- a CDS encoding S1/P1 nuclease has protein sequence MKRILTRLLFCAFALSSMQAFAWGLTGHRIIAEIAENHLNGKARRHLKHIFGKERLAYWANWPDFIKSDTTGVWKSTSTWHYVNIDPQPDFKAFKENLEAQAGPTMYTQIKTLSEQIKNKNTSDKDRKIALMFLIHIVGDMAQPMHTGRAGDLGGNKIDVTYFGKKTNLHSVWDSDLIDSQKYSYTEFAKLIDIKSKDEVKKVQSGTLADWIYETHKLANNIYANTPSGSNLSYGYGYKYDGLLEQQLVNGGLRLAKLLNDLF, from the coding sequence ATGAAACGAATTTTAACGAGATTGCTTTTTTGTGCATTTGCACTGAGCTCAATGCAGGCTTTTGCCTGGGGGCTTACAGGGCACCGTATTATTGCTGAGATTGCGGAGAATCACCTTAATGGTAAAGCAAGAAGACATCTTAAGCATATCTTTGGAAAAGAAAGATTGGCGTACTGGGCAAACTGGCCGGATTTCATTAAGTCTGATACCACAGGTGTATGGAAATCTACATCTACATGGCACTATGTAAATATCGATCCCCAGCCGGATTTTAAAGCTTTCAAAGAAAATCTTGAAGCACAGGCAGGACCTACAATGTATACTCAGATTAAAACACTTTCTGAACAGATTAAAAATAAAAACACATCTGACAAGGACAGAAAAATTGCTTTAATGTTCCTGATCCATATTGTTGGTGATATGGCACAGCCAATGCACACAGGGAGAGCAGGAGATCTTGGAGGTAACAAAATAGATGTTACATACTTTGGTAAAAAGACCAATCTTCACAGTGTATGGGATAGTGACTTGATAGACTCACAAAAATACAGCTATACTGAATTTGCTAAACTTATAGACATTAAATCTAAGGATGAAGTAAAGAAGGTACAAAGCGGAACTTTGGCTGACTGGATTTATGAAACGCATAAACTAGCTAATAATATCTACGCTAATACGCCATCCGGATCTAATCTTAGCTACGGATATGGCTATAAATACGACGGGCTTTTAGAACAGCAGCTGGTAAACGGAGGTCTTAGACTGGCTAAATTACTGAACGACTTATTTTAA
- a CDS encoding NUDIX domain-containing protein codes for MEKIEKFNVRVYALCIEDQKILTLFESYAGEKLVKLPGGGLEFGEGIIDCLHREFMEELNVKIEVLEHFYTQEGFMQSRFRDNEQLLTVYYIVKIIDPENFRIIDTEIEKAEWLPISASNPFPLPIDHLVFEKLQTKFLK; via the coding sequence ATGGAAAAAATAGAAAAATTCAACGTACGTGTTTATGCTTTATGCATAGAAGATCAGAAAATCTTAACTCTTTTCGAAAGTTATGCAGGTGAGAAACTGGTAAAACTTCCCGGAGGAGGTCTGGAATTTGGAGAAGGTATAATCGATTGTCTTCATCGTGAATTTATGGAAGAATTAAATGTAAAAATAGAGGTTTTAGAGCATTTCTATACTCAGGAAGGCTTTATGCAATCCCGATTCAGGGACAATGAACAGCTTCTTACTGTTTATTATATTGTAAAGATTATAGACCCTGAAAATTTCCGCATTATAGATACGGAAATAGAAAAAGCCGAATGGTTACCCATTTCGGCTTCTAATCCTTTTCCGCTTCCCATAGACCATTTGGTCTTTGAAAAGCTGCAGACAAAATTTTTAAAATAA
- the mnmD gene encoding tRNA (5-methylaminomethyl-2-thiouridine)(34)-methyltransferase MnmD: MLRSLKTTQDGSKTLHVSSLDETYHSHHGALQEAKHVFIKNGINRLKKYEINILELGFGTGLNVLVTLDEYLKTDICHKINYYSLEKYPLKLEEAISLEYDKFFENESVKNAFNKIHNTDWGKSENIEKEFFLQKIEEDFYNIKDTEMPPIDLVYFDCFGARVQPDLWEEPLVKMVAEKMAPGGLFTTYSSKGSLQRILKGLNFEVEKLEGPKGKREMINAWKK; this comes from the coding sequence ATGCTCAGAAGTCTGAAAACCACGCAAGATGGAAGTAAAACACTGCATGTAAGCAGTTTAGACGAAACATACCATTCTCATCATGGCGCATTACAGGAAGCCAAACACGTATTTATTAAAAACGGAATAAACAGATTAAAAAAATATGAAATTAATATTCTAGAGCTTGGTTTTGGAACAGGACTTAACGTTTTGGTAACATTAGATGAATATTTAAAAACTGACATTTGTCATAAAATTAATTACTATTCTTTAGAAAAATATCCCCTGAAATTAGAAGAAGCAATCAGTCTGGAATATGATAAGTTTTTTGAAAACGAATCTGTAAAGAATGCTTTTAATAAAATTCACAACACAGATTGGGGAAAATCTGAAAATATTGAAAAGGAATTTTTTCTTCAGAAAATTGAAGAAGACTTCTATAATATTAAAGATACTGAAATGCCACCAATAGACTTGGTGTACTTCGATTGCTTCGGTGCACGTGTGCAACCCGATCTTTGGGAAGAGCCTTTGGTAAAAATGGTTGCTGAAAAAATGGCACCCGGAGGTTTATTCACCACCTATTCTTCCAAAGGAAGTTTACAACGTATCCTAAAAGGACTTAATTTTGAAGTTGAAAAATTAGAAGGGCCAAAAGGTAAACGGGAAATGATTAACGCATGGAAAAAATAG
- a CDS encoding branched-chain amino acid aminotransferase: MIIQKTSASRIDTFDKDNFSFGTTFTDHMVVCEYENGKWGDVRVMPYGPFPFTPAMMGVNYGQACFEGMKAYKDKDGDVFLFRPEKNFERINKSAKRLAMPEVTEEMFLKGLEALMDIDRAWIPQGEGFSLYIRPLIFATEEALKARKSEKYMFAIIATPAKAYYTAPVSVLISDFYSRAANGGVGSAKAAGNYAGAFYPTDLANEQGYEQIIWTDDATHSYFEESGTMNVFVRVGDTIYTPPTSERILDGVTRDSFIQLAKKRGIEVVVDKVPVDFVINAHKEGTLKEIWGVGTAVVTSQFEAIGYQGEKLMLPKLSDEESYAASLKNELVGIQSNLLEDPFGWRVLVGEGVAEEA; the protein is encoded by the coding sequence ATGATAATTCAGAAAACTTCGGCATCAAGAATCGATACTTTCGATAAAGACAATTTTTCATTCGGAACAACTTTTACAGACCATATGGTTGTATGCGAGTACGAGAATGGAAAATGGGGAGATGTAAGAGTTATGCCATATGGTCCGTTTCCTTTTACTCCAGCTATGATGGGAGTAAACTATGGACAGGCTTGCTTTGAAGGTATGAAGGCCTACAAAGACAAAGACGGAGATGTTTTCCTTTTCCGTCCGGAGAAAAACTTTGAAAGAATTAACAAATCTGCTAAGCGTTTGGCAATGCCAGAGGTTACTGAGGAAATGTTCCTTAAAGGACTTGAAGCTCTTATGGATATAGACAGAGCATGGATTCCTCAGGGAGAAGGATTTTCATTATACATCAGACCACTTATTTTCGCTACAGAAGAGGCGTTAAAGGCACGTAAATCTGAAAAATATATGTTCGCAATTATAGCAACCCCGGCTAAAGCTTATTATACAGCTCCGGTATCTGTATTGATTTCAGATTTTTATTCAAGAGCTGCTAATGGTGGAGTAGGATCTGCAAAAGCTGCAGGTAACTATGCAGGAGCTTTTTATCCTACAGATCTTGCTAATGAGCAAGGATATGAGCAAATTATCTGGACAGATGATGCAACACACAGCTATTTTGAAGAAAGTGGTACTATGAATGTTTTTGTACGTGTAGGAGATACTATCTACACACCACCAACATCTGAGAGAATTTTAGATGGTGTAACACGTGACAGTTTCATCCAGCTAGCTAAGAAAAGAGGAATTGAAGTTGTTGTAGATAAAGTACCTGTAGACTTTGTAATCAATGCTCATAAAGAAGGAACACTAAAAGAAATATGGGGTGTGGGTACTGCAGTAGTAACCAGCCAGTTTGAAGCTATTGGTTACCAAGGTGAAAAACTAATGTTACCTAAACTTTCTGATGAAGAAAGTTATGCTGCAAGCCTTAAAAACGAATTGGTAGGAATTCAGTCTAACTTGCTTGAAGACCCATTCGGATGGAGAGTACTAGTAGGAGAAGGTGTTGCTGAAGAAGCTTAA
- a CDS encoding DoxX family membrane protein, with translation MKNQFQQLFLRIAISVTMLSAVADRFGLWGDNSSWGNWKNFEVYTQKLTYFLPEILSIFSAYIATFLEILFPVMLILGYKIRIASYGSGILLLVFAVSMAVALGAKAPLDYSVWIGSAGAFLLAVQQEYSYSIDFMFQKK, from the coding sequence ATGAAAAATCAGTTTCAGCAATTATTTCTAAGGATAGCAATTTCAGTAACAATGTTATCCGCTGTGGCAGACAGATTCGGTTTATGGGGAGATAACTCCTCATGGGGGAACTGGAAAAATTTTGAAGTTTACACCCAAAAGCTCACTTACTTTCTCCCTGAAATCCTGAGCATATTTTCTGCATACATAGCTACTTTTCTGGAAATATTATTTCCTGTAATGCTGATACTTGGCTATAAAATAAGAATTGCTTCTTATGGATCCGGAATTCTTTTACTCGTTTTCGCCGTATCTATGGCAGTTGCATTAGGGGCTAAAGCACCGCTGGATTATTCGGTGTGGATAGGAAGTGCCGGAGCATTTCTACTCGCAGTACAACAGGAATACTCATATAGTATAGACTTCATGTTTCAAAAGAAATAA
- the prmC gene encoding peptide chain release factor N(5)-glutamine methyltransferase translates to MKIQELQQLYSKELKLLYSESENQKLFTYFAEEYLQYNSIQLKMYADQEIEEAQQLQFTQALEELKSGKPYQHILGKAYFYGEEFFVNENVLIPRPETEELIELILEKLPSDKELKILDIGTGSGCIAITIAKHLKNANVYALDYSGKALEIAKKNAVLHQTEIQFIQQDYLNSHPPEVFDVIISNPPYIGTEEEIDIENSVKDFEPMMALFAPENDVLAFYRKIANDTETSLSNKGFVFLEINQKLGPETLELYKHKLSEAYLLKDISGNDRMIWGRK, encoded by the coding sequence TTGAAGATCCAGGAATTACAACAGCTTTATTCAAAAGAGCTGAAATTACTATATTCGGAAAGTGAAAACCAGAAACTGTTTACATACTTTGCTGAAGAATATCTACAGTATAACAGCATCCAGCTAAAGATGTATGCCGATCAGGAAATTGAAGAAGCTCAGCAATTACAGTTTACTCAGGCATTGGAAGAGTTAAAATCAGGCAAGCCCTATCAACATATATTGGGAAAAGCCTATTTCTACGGAGAAGAATTTTTCGTTAATGAAAACGTTCTCATTCCGCGTCCGGAAACAGAAGAACTTATCGAGCTTATTTTAGAGAAATTACCTTCCGATAAAGAGTTAAAAATTCTTGATATTGGAACAGGTTCCGGCTGTATTGCTATCACCATTGCCAAGCACCTTAAAAATGCAAATGTTTATGCGCTGGATTATTCCGGAAAAGCGCTGGAAATAGCTAAGAAAAATGCAGTATTACACCAGACTGAAATTCAGTTTATTCAACAGGATTATCTGAATAGTCATCCACCTGAGGTTTTTGATGTTATCATTAGTAATCCTCCTTATATCGGAACTGAAGAAGAAATTGACATCGAGAATAGTGTAAAAGACTTCGAGCCTATGATGGCATTGTTTGCCCCGGAAAATGATGTATTGGCTTTTTACCGAAAGATTGCCAATGATACAGAAACCAGCCTTTCAAACAAAGGTTTTGTTTTTCTGGAAATAAATCAAAAACTGGGACCAGAAACACTGGAATTATATAAACACAAATTATCTGAAGCATACCTGCTAAAAGACATTTCAGGAAATGACAGGATGATTTGGGGCAGAAAATAA
- the yaaA gene encoding peroxide stress protein YaaA gives MKILISPAKLMNIDNKTDMLKASTPKFIEEAAHIQKYLKEKDPKFIKDLMHISDKLANENWERNQNWTTKPTTKNSTSAMFAFAGEVYRGLDVKTLDKNAVDFLQKNLRMLSGLYGLLKPSDKIMLYRLEMGCGFSFENYKNLYDFWADKVTDEINHQLKAKDFILNLASNEYSKVVNKKKLKAPVIEFDFYEERDGKNKNIVVYTKHARGLVTRFCALNNIEKLDDVKAFNLEGYLFNDKLSTEHHFIFTR, from the coding sequence ATGAAGATACTTATTTCTCCGGCTAAGCTGATGAATATCGACAATAAAACCGATATGCTAAAGGCCAGCACACCCAAATTTATAGAAGAAGCAGCACACATTCAGAAATATTTAAAAGAAAAGGATCCTAAATTCATTAAGGATCTTATGCATATTTCAGACAAGCTTGCTAACGAAAACTGGGAAAGAAACCAAAACTGGACAACAAAACCTACTACCAAAAACTCTACCTCTGCTATGTTTGCATTTGCAGGAGAAGTATATCGCGGTTTAGATGTAAAAACTCTTGATAAAAATGCTGTTGATTTTCTGCAAAAGAATTTAAGGATGCTATCTGGACTTTACGGTTTATTGAAGCCTTCGGACAAAATAATGCTGTACAGGCTGGAAATGGGTTGCGGCTTCAGCTTTGAAAACTATAAAAACCTTTATGATTTCTGGGCAGATAAAGTTACTGATGAAATCAATCACCAACTTAAAGCAAAAGATTTTATTCTAAACCTGGCGAGTAATGAGTATTCTAAAGTTGTAAACAAAAAGAAATTAAAAGCTCCGGTTATAGAATTCGACTTCTATGAAGAAAGAGACGGAAAGAATAAAAACATTGTCGTGTATACCAAACATGCTCGTGGACTTGTAACCAGATTCTGTGCACTGAACAATATTGAAAAACTGGATGATGTAAAAGCTTTCAATCTGGAAGGTTATCTTTTCAATGATAAGCTGTCTACTGAACATCATTTTATTTTTACCCGATAG
- a CDS encoding L-threonylcarbamoyladenylate synthase — protein sequence MAKILRIYPENPQENLIQEVVKTLDNGGLIIYPSDTVYALGCNIFDIKAMEKLAQIKGVKLEKAHFSIICNDLSHLSEFTRPIDTATFRLLKHYLPGPFTFILEANKTLPLAYKGQKTIGIRVPDHPIPQLIVSKLGHPIASTSIKDDDDVIEYTTDPELIAEKYNHLVDIVIDSGYGDNKASTIVDLTQGIPEVVREGKGNFED from the coding sequence ATGGCAAAAATTTTAAGAATTTATCCGGAAAATCCACAGGAAAATCTTATTCAGGAAGTTGTAAAAACACTGGATAATGGTGGTCTTATCATTTATCCTTCAGATACCGTTTATGCTTTGGGCTGTAATATCTTTGATATAAAAGCTATGGAAAAACTGGCGCAAATAAAAGGAGTTAAATTAGAAAAGGCTCATTTTTCCATTATCTGTAATGACCTTAGCCATCTGTCTGAATTTACCAGACCTATAGACACGGCTACATTCAGATTATTAAAGCACTATTTACCTGGTCCTTTCACTTTTATTCTGGAAGCCAACAAGACCTTACCTTTAGCATATAAAGGACAAAAAACCATAGGAATCAGAGTTCCGGATCATCCCATTCCACAACTTATTGTGTCCAAACTGGGACACCCTATAGCTTCCACCTCTATTAAAGATGACGATGATGTGATAGAATACACCACCGACCCGGAGCTTATAGCTGAAAAATATAATCATCTTGTAGATATTGTTATAGATTCAGGATATGGTGACAACAAAGCATCTACAATAGTAGATCTTACACAGGGTATTCCTGAAGTTGTAAGAGAAGGAAAAGGAAATTTTGAAGATTAA